Sequence from the Hamadaea flava genome:
CGGTCCGGCTGGACCGGCTGTCTTGCCAACAGGGGAGCGACCCGCAGGTCACTCCCCTGTCTCTAGCGTCAGCGCCGGATGCCGAGGCGCTCGATGAGCGCGCGGTATCGGGCGATGTCCGTCTTCTGGAGGTACGCCAGCAGCCGCTTGCGGCGGCCGACCAGCAGCAGCAGCCCACGGCGGCTGTGGTGGTCGTGCTTGTGCACCTTCAGGTGCTCGGTCAGGTCTTTGATCCGCTTCGTGAGGACGGCGACCTGGACCTCCGGCGAGCCGGTGTCACCCTCGGTCGTCGCGTACTCCTGCATGATCTGAGTCTTGACTGCAGCGTCGAGCGCCATTTTCTCCCATTTCACGTTGGGCCGAAGGTTCAGCCGAGGATTCGGCGAGCCGACGGCTCATGGATACTCCGGCTCCGTGCCCACGGCGTCGGGTAGGCGTACGCGGAGCCTCGTCAAGGTTACCTTACGGAGTCGATCATGCCGCCGAGTTACCGAGGCCGAGCGCGACCCGCGTCCGCGACACGTCGTCGGTGATCGCCGCGACCAGGCCCTCCAGCGTGTCGAACCGGACAGTCGGGCGCAGGTGCGCCACGAAGTCGAGCGCGACCCGCTCACCGTAGAGGTCGCCGGTGAAGTCCAGGACGAACGCCTCGACCCGGCGCTCGGTCCCGGCGAAGGTCGGGTTGGTGCCGATCGAGACGGCGGCGGGCAGCTGCTTGCCGCCGCGCAGGAGCCAAGCCGCGTACACCCCGTCGGCGGGGATGGCCGCGTGCGGGCCGCACAGCAGATTGGCGGTCGGAAAGCCGAGCTGGCGGCCGCGCTGGTCGCCCCGGACCACGACGCCCTCCAGCCGGTGCGGGCGGCCGAGCGCGGCCGTGGCCGCGGCCATGTCCCCGGCGGCGACGCAGGACCGGACATAGGTCGACGAGAACACGGTCGACTCATCCGTCAGCAGCGGCGCGGCCGTCGTGGTGAAGCCGAACCGGCGGCCGAGCTGGGTCAGCAGCGCCACGTCACCGGCCGCCTTGTGGCCGAACCGGAAGTTCTCCCCCACCACGACCTCGGCCGCGTGCAGGTGCTCCACCAGCACGTCGTGCACGAACTCCTCGGGCGGCAGCTTGGAGAACTCGCGAGTGAAGGGCTCCACGCAGAGCGCGTCGACGCCCAGCTCCTCGATCAGCTCGGCCTTACGCTCCTGGGTGGTCAGCACCGCCGGGTGCGAACCCGGTCGGACGACCTCGGACGGGTGCGGGTCGAAGGTCACGACCACGCTCGCCTCTCCCAGCTCGCGGGCCCGCTTCACCGCGTAGCCGATGGTGGCCTGATGGCCCCGGTGCACTCCGTCGAACACACCGATGGTGACGACCGAGCGCCCCCACCCTCGCGGCGCCTGCGCCGCGCCCCTCCACCGCTGCATAGGGCCAAAGCTATCAACCTTCACAGTGGTGTTCGCACGTGATCAGGCGCGCACCCCGGGCGTCCTCCTGCAGGATCGCGAGGTGCCCGTCCGGCATCGACACCGGCCACGCGCGCAGGTCACCGCCGTCGTCGGCGATCTCGTTCCAGGCCCGAGTGGTACGCCGAAGGCAGCGCTCGTCGCCGCAGGTGATGCTGATCACCCGGGCGCGGGGCGTACGCCCGACGCGGATGCGCAGTCCGGCGGGCGGCGGCGGGGTCTTCCCTGCCAGCACGGCGACCACGTGCGCGTCCCCGTCGAACCCGAGCCCGACCAGTCCCGGCCACGCGCCGTCGACGTCGACCGCGACGTCGCTGGGATCCATCGTGGTGCTCCCACACGCCTGATCAGCGCAGCGGACCAAGAACACGGTGGCCGAACCGACCGACCCGTACGCGATCACAGGCGCGCCCTCGGGACCGACGGTGACCGCGAGCGGGAAGTCCTGAGGCGGGTCGTAGTTCACGTCGGCCAGTTCGATCCGCCGCGACGACTGGCAGGAGCGGTCGGGGCAGATCCAGGCGACGAGCTTGGCGGTCCCCGACAGGGTCCCGCGTTCGACGACCGGGGCGACGACGATGAGGCCGCCGCCGGGCAGCGACCGGGCGACCCAATGCTCCCAGTAGAACCCGGGGCGGTCCAGCCTCGCCTCCGCCGGTACGCAGTCGTCTGCCTGGCAGATCGTCAGCTCGACCGGCCCGTTGCCCGGGTACGCGATGCCGACCATCGCCGTCCCACCGTCGAACAGGGCCCGGCGGGTGTCCCAGGCCAGCGGCCGACTGGATCCGCCGACCC
This genomic interval carries:
- the rpsO gene encoding 30S ribosomal protein S15, with the protein product MALDAAVKTQIMQEYATTEGDTGSPEVQVAVLTKRIKDLTEHLKVHKHDHHSRRGLLLLVGRRKRLLAYLQKTDIARYRALIERLGIRR
- a CDS encoding bifunctional riboflavin kinase/FAD synthetase, which produces MQRWRGAAQAPRGWGRSVVTIGVFDGVHRGHQATIGYAVKRARELGEASVVVTFDPHPSEVVRPGSHPAVLTTQERKAELIEELGVDALCVEPFTREFSKLPPEEFVHDVLVEHLHAAEVVVGENFRFGHKAAGDVALLTQLGRRFGFTTTAAPLLTDESTVFSSTYVRSCVAAGDMAAATAALGRPHRLEGVVVRGDQRGRQLGFPTANLLCGPHAAIPADGVYAAWLLRGGKQLPAAVSIGTNPTFAGTERRVEAFVLDFTGDLYGERVALDFVAHLRPTVRFDTLEGLVAAITDDVSRTRVALGLGNSAA